In the genome of Hyphomonas sp. Mor2, one region contains:
- the yacG gene encoding DNA gyrase inhibitor YacG produces the protein MNRKKCPVCETRTVSAEFKPFCSKRCADVDLSRWLKGGYAIPGRPSDQADEVPGGPDPSDA, from the coding sequence ATGAATCGGAAAAAATGTCCCGTCTGTGAAACCCGAACGGTCAGTGCCGAATTCAAGCCGTTCTGTTCGAAACGCTGTGCTGATGTGGATTTATCCCGTTGGTTGAAAGGCGGCTACGCGATTCCCGGCCGACCATCCGACCAGGCGGATGAGGTGCCGGGCGGTCCGGATCCTTCCGATGCGTGA
- a CDS encoding ribonuclease E/G: protein MSAAIFSKIIRHDAPGETRAAVLDRDGRPCRLFLSRWNDAGATAAFGSVHAARVRAFADAFGGAFLELDGGEEVFLRLKSRNGVTEGARLIVQIASEARQDKLARVVLTDSAPEPVDTWALWRSKIPGGATLPVDQDVDGVAFAFDEALAPSVTLAGGGRLHIDRTRALTAFDIDTSGRVSSGSAGARALSLNKIAVAELARQVCLKGIGGNLVLDCVEPLNKSASDQIHAAAVQAFESLALLGAKVLRPSPLGLLEASVPWREAPIEDRLLRDPGETELLDLLRDAQREASTNPAALYELHLSKSARQAYLLRRNEAESALVDHFGGRVVVSQSEADRSKVQKR from the coding sequence ATGAGCGCAGCGATCTTCTCCAAAATTATTCGGCATGATGCGCCGGGCGAAACGCGTGCAGCTGTATTGGATCGCGACGGGCGCCCTTGCCGTTTATTTCTCAGTCGCTGGAACGACGCCGGAGCAACTGCGGCCTTTGGGAGTGTTCACGCGGCGCGTGTGAGAGCGTTTGCGGACGCTTTTGGCGGTGCGTTCCTTGAACTTGATGGCGGAGAAGAAGTTTTCTTACGCCTGAAGAGTCGAAACGGTGTGACCGAGGGGGCCCGTCTTATCGTCCAGATCGCGAGTGAAGCTCGACAGGATAAACTGGCGAGGGTCGTCCTCACCGACAGTGCGCCGGAACCTGTAGACACTTGGGCGCTTTGGCGGTCGAAAATTCCCGGCGGAGCGACCTTACCGGTGGATCAGGATGTGGACGGAGTGGCGTTCGCGTTTGACGAGGCCCTGGCGCCGTCCGTCACTTTGGCGGGTGGCGGGCGACTGCATATTGACCGGACCCGCGCTTTAACAGCGTTTGATATTGATACCTCCGGGCGGGTATCCTCGGGAAGCGCCGGGGCACGGGCTTTGTCGCTGAACAAAATCGCCGTCGCTGAACTGGCGCGACAGGTGTGTTTAAAGGGGATCGGGGGCAATCTGGTGCTCGATTGTGTGGAGCCACTCAACAAAAGTGCAAGTGATCAGATCCACGCTGCAGCGGTTCAAGCATTTGAATCTCTTGCATTATTGGGTGCAAAAGTCCTTCGACCCTCGCCTTTGGGGCTTCTTGAAGCATCAGTACCCTGGCGCGAAGCTCCGATTGAAGATCGTTTGCTGCGCGACCCAGGCGAAACCGAGCTACTTGATCTTCTTCGCGACGCGCAGAGGGAAGCCAGCACGAATCCTGCGGCGCTTTACGAGCTTCATCTTTCCAAATCAGCGCGCCAGGCTTATCTCCTTCGCCGTAACGAAGCGGAGTCTGCGTTGGTTGATCATTTTGGAGGGCGTGTCGTAGTGAGCCAATCTGAGGCTGATCGAAGTAAGGTGCAAAAACGATGA
- the gspN gene encoding type II secretion system protein N, translated as MRKLLMLLVFILVLIAGLFAFTPLGFVLNQSGAGNMGIGWAKVDGTLMKGRISGFYAGTQPIGDVSLNLRPLSLLTLSPSYDVQWGGAGGQGTARLTLSRSALNADDIRMRLEIGALEGLEPAVRAMGGTLDIEEGAFRLDRSGCDTASGEISTNALSTLAAQYGRQFGEISGPIRCESGAFIIAMAGQSDSNDQVNIEARANMLGGGDFATRVLTQDPQIILALTQIGFVRENGEFVYRQSRTAGLTQ; from the coding sequence ATGCGCAAACTGTTGATGTTGCTGGTATTCATTCTGGTTCTGATCGCCGGCTTGTTTGCGTTCACACCGCTGGGCTTTGTTCTAAATCAGTCCGGTGCTGGGAACATGGGCATTGGTTGGGCCAAGGTTGACGGCACTTTGATGAAAGGCCGCATCAGCGGATTCTACGCCGGGACACAGCCGATTGGGGACGTCAGCTTGAACTTGCGGCCATTGTCCCTGCTCACGCTATCGCCATCTTATGATGTGCAATGGGGCGGTGCAGGTGGCCAGGGAACGGCTCGGCTGACCTTGTCCAGGAGTGCATTGAACGCGGATGATATCCGAATGCGCCTTGAGATAGGCGCGCTGGAAGGATTGGAACCTGCCGTCAGGGCAATGGGGGGCACACTGGATATTGAAGAGGGCGCGTTTCGGCTTGATCGGTCTGGTTGCGACACAGCGTCGGGCGAGATTTCGACCAATGCCTTGTCGACTTTGGCGGCACAATATGGTCGGCAGTTTGGTGAGATTTCTGGTCCGATCAGGTGTGAAAGCGGGGCATTTATCATTGCCATGGCAGGCCAGTCTGACTCGAATGACCAGGTGAACATCGAAGCCCGCGCCAATATGCTTGGCGGCGGTGACTTCGCGACGCGGGTGCTGACGCAGGATCCTCAGATTATTCTGGCTTTGACGCAGATCGGTTTCGTGCGCGAGAATGGTGAATTCGTGTATCGCCAATCCAGAACAGCAGGACTGACACAATGA
- the gspM gene encoding type II secretion system protein GspM gives MKAWWKNMAPRERALIAIAGVLTAIVVAWQLVLVPSLQARAEAEVRLSESDRSLARIQERYGMQRALGAAAPTNARATSGSLEDFKAAITGAASDAGLAIARLQGNDSTSVRLIFEDVDPRLVFIWLESVQANQSGQVTRFNMEQAGGGNVRVSVDLAPGGA, from the coding sequence ATGAAGGCATGGTGGAAGAACATGGCTCCGCGCGAGAGAGCCCTGATCGCGATTGCAGGTGTTCTGACTGCCATTGTCGTCGCATGGCAGCTTGTACTGGTCCCCTCGCTGCAGGCCCGCGCGGAGGCAGAGGTGCGACTCAGCGAATCCGACCGCTCATTGGCCCGAATTCAAGAAAGATATGGTATGCAGCGTGCGCTTGGAGCAGCAGCGCCGACCAATGCACGCGCCACGTCTGGCAGCCTCGAAGATTTCAAGGCGGCCATCACCGGGGCCGCGAGCGATGCGGGATTGGCAATCGCGCGCCTTCAAGGCAATGACTCAACCAGCGTGCGCCTGATATTCGAAGATGTCGACCCACGCCTGGTTTTCATCTGGCTCGAAAGCGTGCAGGCAAACCAGTCGGGCCAGGTTACCCGCTTTAACATGGAACAGGCGGGCGGCGGCAACGTTCGCGTCAGCGTGGACCTGGCCCCGGGAGGAGCATGA
- the gspL gene encoding type II secretion system protein GspL: protein MARVYALLQPDETLLFARRRGDGWAIGPERVGVEARGRNLTVFLSGLDVTGLTALIPARNENEARRAAPFAVEDELAEGVEASHVALSDPDKSNPSAPRNVNVVASARFTDLISALRAEGLDEAEFMAAHSLLPEGNVLYEAPGLVLGRLGERSFTLDAGFGRDVLISLSAPYPEINIFGQHVADALGRRANEGGANSLEALLVQLATWADQTDRGIRLRQGAFEARRPIDLEGFGHWKLAGILAAVAAIGWFGAMVLETRAMNTRADQLDTLAAEFARVGWPELGGDVRQVLATSNSADPAADSFPGILDVSAVLYNGLAQVEGSELRTIRYDRARRQLTASISFESFADVDRLTTVLNDSGLSARSGDSRQSGSRVIGDLTLESGS, encoded by the coding sequence ATGGCACGTGTCTACGCTCTTCTGCAACCGGATGAGACTTTGCTGTTTGCGCGTCGACGCGGTGACGGCTGGGCGATCGGTCCGGAGCGCGTTGGCGTGGAGGCGCGAGGCCGAAATCTGACGGTGTTCCTGAGTGGCCTGGACGTGACTGGGCTGACCGCCTTGATCCCTGCCCGGAACGAAAACGAGGCCCGCCGTGCGGCCCCATTTGCTGTCGAGGATGAGCTGGCGGAGGGCGTCGAGGCAAGTCATGTGGCCTTGTCTGATCCTGACAAATCCAATCCGTCTGCTCCGCGGAACGTCAATGTGGTTGCCAGTGCGCGTTTTACCGATCTGATTTCCGCGCTTCGGGCAGAGGGACTGGACGAAGCCGAGTTCATGGCCGCACACAGCCTCCTGCCAGAGGGCAATGTGCTCTACGAAGCCCCCGGCCTGGTATTGGGCCGGCTGGGTGAGCGCAGCTTCACGCTGGATGCAGGATTTGGACGAGACGTGTTGATTTCGCTCAGTGCGCCATACCCGGAGATCAACATTTTCGGTCAGCACGTCGCGGACGCGCTTGGGCGCCGAGCGAATGAGGGTGGGGCGAACTCGCTTGAGGCCTTGCTGGTGCAGCTTGCCACCTGGGCTGATCAAACCGATCGCGGCATCAGACTGCGTCAGGGCGCGTTTGAAGCGCGCCGTCCGATCGATCTCGAAGGATTTGGACATTGGAAGCTGGCAGGCATTCTCGCGGCCGTCGCAGCGATTGGATGGTTCGGCGCGATGGTCCTGGAAACCCGCGCCATGAACACACGAGCTGATCAGCTCGATACATTGGCTGCGGAATTCGCGCGTGTGGGCTGGCCAGAGCTCGGCGGCGATGTGCGTCAGGTTCTGGCAACATCGAACAGCGCGGATCCTGCCGCTGATTCATTTCCCGGAATTCTCGATGTCAGCGCGGTTCTGTATAATGGTCTGGCGCAAGTCGAGGGCAGTGAGCTTCGCACAATACGCTATGACCGTGCGCGGCGGCAGCTGACCGCTTCCATTTCGTTTGAGAGTTTCGCGGATGTGGACCGATTGACCACGGTCCTGAACGATTCTGGCCTGTCGGCGCGATCGGGAGACTCCCGTCAAAGCGGTAGCCGTGTGATTGGCGATCTCACGCTGGAGAGTGGATCATGA
- the gspK gene encoding type II secretion system minor pseudopilin GspK, whose product MTTRRTSERGAALLTVMMIVAAMSVAAVAVTQAVTQSTVRSRALDAQAQLAFYAASAEEVAKARLTEVLSPLESKLVLGMPGLGEPQFIPIDNGAIAVTVRDSTNCFNVNQLTVLGEGGGLVADPPKVEAYTTLLNSLIEEGFSSDMVALSSSLVDWMDDDNVPRNGGAEDSFYSSETPSYRTSGQKLASLDELRSIRGYTTEIFARVRPVLCALPNDAPDQVLNINTLEIHHAPLLQQVFTEALSVEDARELIASRPKTGWTAIEDLTQDPLVKNIDPTLVRADRLGLVTSLVEVSTNVSYRGSDMTMLYLFEAKPGRPIRTLRRERIG is encoded by the coding sequence ATGACGACGCGTCGTACATCTGAGCGCGGGGCGGCATTGCTGACCGTGATGATGATCGTCGCGGCGATGTCTGTCGCAGCCGTTGCGGTGACGCAAGCCGTGACGCAGTCAACGGTCCGATCCCGTGCGCTGGATGCGCAAGCCCAGCTGGCCTTTTATGCCGCTTCGGCTGAGGAAGTGGCCAAGGCCCGCCTGACAGAAGTTCTAAGTCCGCTTGAATCCAAACTCGTTTTGGGGATGCCGGGACTTGGCGAACCTCAGTTCATTCCGATCGACAATGGCGCCATCGCCGTCACGGTGCGGGATTCAACCAATTGCTTTAACGTGAACCAGCTGACCGTACTGGGTGAAGGCGGCGGACTGGTCGCGGATCCGCCGAAGGTCGAAGCTTATACCACTCTCCTCAACTCGCTGATCGAAGAGGGGTTTTCGTCCGATATGGTCGCCTTGTCCTCATCGCTGGTGGATTGGATGGATGATGACAATGTTCCACGCAATGGCGGCGCCGAAGACAGCTTCTATTCGAGCGAAACGCCGTCATACCGCACGTCCGGGCAAAAACTCGCTTCTCTTGACGAGTTGCGCAGCATTCGCGGCTACACGACTGAAATTTTTGCACGAGTGCGCCCGGTCTTGTGCGCCTTGCCGAACGATGCGCCGGACCAGGTGCTCAACATCAACACCCTCGAAATTCACCATGCCCCGCTCTTGCAGCAGGTGTTCACCGAAGCGCTCTCCGTGGAGGATGCACGTGAGCTGATTGCGTCGCGCCCGAAGACAGGATGGACCGCCATCGAAGACCTTACTCAGGATCCACTGGTGAAGAATATCGATCCAACATTGGTGCGGGCAGATCGGCTGGGTCTTGTCACAAGTCTTGTGGAAGTTTCAACCAATGTGTCCTATCGCGGTTCTGATATGACCATGCTCTATTTGTTCGAAGCCAAACCGGGCCGTCCGATCCGCACCCTCCGACGGGAGAGAATTGGCTGA
- the gspJ gene encoding type II secretion system minor pseudopilin GspJ → MTTTRTAQAGFTLAETLVALFILAIVSSAGAALLIGATTTSQQIRDQEQMTRQLDVAQRLIRQDIMAMDTRSVRSANGFSDPVNLMGERPRGDGSFLRFVRSGWINPGFVEPRSGLQAVEYILRDGDLVREATLRPDATTGTTVSSRVLLNNVRTVELSFQRGDQVSDYWEGGAGLLNDVLPDLIEVTILFEDETRLTLAALTGGRA, encoded by the coding sequence ATGACGACCACTCGCACTGCTCAAGCCGGCTTCACCCTGGCCGAAACCCTCGTCGCCTTGTTCATTCTCGCGATCGTCTCATCGGCGGGAGCGGCGTTGCTGATCGGGGCAACGACGACGAGTCAGCAAATTCGCGATCAGGAACAGATGACGCGTCAGCTGGACGTGGCGCAGCGCTTGATCCGGCAAGACATCATGGCAATGGACACCCGCTCCGTGCGTTCGGCGAACGGGTTTTCCGATCCTGTGAATCTCATGGGCGAGCGGCCGCGTGGAGACGGATCCTTCCTGCGGTTTGTACGCAGCGGATGGATCAATCCAGGCTTTGTCGAGCCGCGGAGCGGTCTGCAAGCGGTGGAGTACATTCTGCGCGATGGAGATCTCGTTCGCGAAGCGACTTTGCGCCCGGATGCGACAACGGGCACGACGGTCTCCTCACGTGTTCTGCTCAACAATGTCCGCACTGTGGAGCTCAGTTTTCAGCGCGGCGACCAGGTTTCGGATTATTGGGAAGGCGGAGCCGGCTTGCTGAACGATGTCTTGCCCGACCTGATTGAAGTGACCATCTTGTTCGAAGACGAGACCCGCCTGACACTTGCGGCCCTGACCGGAGGGCGAGCATGA
- the gspI gene encoding type II secretion system minor pseudopilin GspI, with amino-acid sequence MSNVRPSSQAGFSLVETVAAMGILAMAAIPLLQVTTEANRNAASLESRLLARTVAENEMARAMATRIVLDAGVATGQDVQLGRTYIWTRTTSPAQIGQLQNLRIEVRAEESDQVLATLISLKYTPANLPGQSNGAGQSEEEGR; translated from the coding sequence TTGTCGAACGTTAGACCTTCCAGCCAGGCCGGGTTCAGCCTGGTCGAGACCGTTGCGGCCATGGGCATTCTGGCAATGGCGGCGATTCCGCTCTTGCAGGTGACCACTGAGGCCAACCGCAATGCGGCAAGCCTGGAATCGCGGCTACTGGCGCGAACGGTAGCGGAGAACGAAATGGCGCGCGCCATGGCGACTCGCATTGTTCTGGACGCCGGCGTCGCAACTGGACAGGACGTTCAACTGGGCAGAACCTATATCTGGACTCGCACCACCAGCCCGGCACAGATCGGTCAATTGCAAAATCTCCGGATTGAAGTGCGGGCCGAAGAGAGTGACCAGGTCCTCGCGACTCTGATCAGCCTGAAATACACTCCGGCTAATTTGCCTGGCCAATCGAACGGGGCAGGGCAATCGGAGGAGGAAGGGCGATGA
- a CDS encoding GspH/FimT family pseudopilin yields the protein MFIERRHMTQKGMTLVEVMTVLFIIGLTAGIVTLTLPQRPTEEQASAQAFAMVLKDAQEQAIFAGQPLGLKLSDSGYALVQWRQDGWRPIGRPDFLPRAMQITYETEERPRPDGWPEIVFDPTGIVQPAEFQLRARGVRIDISLTESGEVVLVER from the coding sequence TTGTTTATCGAACGCCGCCATATGACCCAGAAGGGCATGACTTTGGTTGAAGTCATGACGGTGCTGTTCATCATAGGTCTGACCGCTGGAATCGTCACCCTGACCTTGCCCCAGCGACCGACGGAGGAACAGGCGAGCGCCCAAGCCTTTGCGATGGTGCTCAAAGACGCGCAGGAGCAGGCCATCTTCGCTGGACAACCGCTAGGCCTGAAGCTTTCTGATAGCGGATATGCTCTGGTGCAATGGCGGCAAGATGGCTGGCGCCCGATTGGTCGACCGGACTTTCTGCCGCGCGCGATGCAGATCACTTATGAAACAGAAGAGCGACCGCGTCCTGATGGTTGGCCGGAAATCGTCTTTGATCCAACTGGAATTGTACAACCGGCGGAGTTTCAGCTGCGCGCACGCGGCGTGCGCATCGATATCAGTCTGACGGAATCCGGGGAGGTCGTGCTTGTCGAACGTTAG
- the gspG gene encoding type II secretion system major pseudopilin GspG produces MKDPKTQRRNRQRGFTLTEIMVVVFIIGLLSTVVLINVTGAMSQGRTTKAATDITRLSGALQSYNGDMFAFPTEQQGLEALVTKPDNAPDGNRYRPGGYIQKLPDDPWGRPYVYEVPGEDGRPYDLYSLGADGREGGEEDNADISIWDI; encoded by the coding sequence ATGAAAGATCCAAAAACCCAGCGTCGCAACCGCCAGCGCGGTTTCACCCTGACCGAGATCATGGTGGTCGTTTTTATCATCGGCCTGCTATCGACGGTTGTTCTGATTAACGTCACCGGTGCGATGAGCCAGGGGCGCACAACCAAGGCGGCGACCGACATCACCCGCCTGTCCGGGGCGCTGCAATCCTATAATGGCGACATGTTTGCTTTCCCGACCGAGCAGCAAGGGCTCGAAGCGCTGGTCACGAAACCCGACAATGCGCCTGACGGAAACCGCTATCGTCCCGGAGGCTACATTCAGAAGCTCCCGGACGACCCGTGGGGACGTCCATATGTCTATGAAGTCCCGGGCGAAGACGGTCGCCCGTATGATCTCTACTCGCTTGGCGCGGACGGTCGCGAAGGCGGGGAAGAGGACAATGCTGATATCAGCATCTGGGATATCTAG
- the gspF gene encoding type II secretion system inner membrane protein GspF, whose amino-acid sequence MAVYDYVAIGVDGKRATGVITADSARSARKELRLRQLSPLDVKEARQKSAARAGGRGSLSGNDLVLTTRQLAMLIKSGATVEEALGAIAGEAEKPAARRVLMSVRGSVQEGYSFSEALSQSSRAFPPYYRAVVAAGQSSGRLGDVMERLATHLEKSRKLRNKLLSALIYPAVLACVAMLVVVLLLIFVVPAVIEQFETLGQELPPLTNAVIAVSEFMRGWGLIVLPAIGLGIWMLRGAFRTPAVKMHWDRFVLRLPLLGKVIRSANAAQFARTFATLSGSGATVPDALVAAKGSVGNEVFRQAAVTVRRQVEEGQTLNRAMRQTGVFPPMLVHMVASGERGGDLPAMTSRAADYMEEELDSNATVALGLLEPLLIVMLAGVVALIVLAIMLPILQLNTMAIGA is encoded by the coding sequence ATGGCGGTCTATGACTATGTCGCCATTGGAGTTGACGGCAAACGCGCGACCGGCGTGATTACCGCCGATTCTGCACGCTCTGCGCGCAAGGAACTTCGATTGCGGCAATTGTCGCCGCTGGATGTCAAAGAGGCGCGCCAGAAATCAGCAGCTCGCGCGGGAGGGCGAGGGTCACTTTCCGGAAATGATCTGGTTCTCACCACCCGTCAGCTCGCGATGCTCATCAAATCAGGTGCGACGGTGGAGGAGGCTCTCGGCGCGATTGCAGGCGAGGCTGAAAAACCGGCGGCGCGGCGCGTGCTGATGAGCGTGCGCGGCAGCGTGCAGGAAGGTTATTCGTTTTCAGAGGCGCTCAGCCAGTCTTCTAGAGCCTTCCCGCCTTACTACCGCGCCGTGGTGGCGGCAGGACAGTCTTCTGGACGGCTTGGGGATGTGATGGAGCGGCTCGCCACCCATCTCGAAAAGTCGCGTAAATTGCGCAACAAATTGCTATCCGCCTTGATCTATCCTGCGGTGCTGGCCTGTGTGGCCATGCTGGTCGTGGTGTTGCTTCTGATTTTCGTCGTGCCGGCAGTCATCGAGCAATTCGAAACCTTGGGACAGGAACTGCCCCCACTGACCAATGCGGTGATCGCGGTCTCGGAATTCATGCGAGGTTGGGGACTCATCGTCTTGCCTGCCATCGGACTTGGCATCTGGATGCTCCGAGGGGCCTTCCGGACCCCAGCTGTTAAGATGCACTGGGACCGGTTCGTCTTGCGCTTGCCTTTGCTGGGCAAGGTAATCCGCAGCGCCAATGCCGCCCAGTTTGCAAGAACGTTTGCGACCCTGTCCGGCAGCGGCGCCACCGTGCCGGATGCCTTGGTTGCCGCCAAAGGGTCAGTCGGGAATGAAGTCTTCCGGCAGGCTGCGGTCACAGTGAGACGACAGGTTGAAGAGGGACAAACGCTTAATCGCGCGATGCGCCAGACAGGGGTGTTTCCGCCCATGCTGGTGCACATGGTTGCGAGTGGGGAGCGCGGCGGCGACCTTCCTGCCATGACATCTCGCGCCGCCGATTACATGGAAGAAGAACTCGACAGCAACGCCACGGTCGCGCTCGGCCTGTTGGAACCTTTGCTGATCGTTATGCTCGCAGGGGTCGTTGCTTTAATAGTTCTCGCCATCATGCTGCCAATCCTGCAGCTTAACACGATGGCGATTGGTGCCTGA
- the gspE gene encoding type II secretion system ATPase GspE: MSQPDTDLSYSFARDKGVVVLAGQGDEIRLGVRNGADPFSLIEARRVLRKPLQLQAMEAQEFERALTEHYARDGVSGDEAEAALDNQGGLASLVDGIPETADLLDGDDDAPVIRLINGLIYEAVNRKASDIHIEPHEDNLSVRYRIDGVLQEVLTPTRRLAAPLTSRIKVMARLDIAEKRIPQDGRISLSIGGRSIDVRVSTLPSRYGERVTMRLLDTRNALLGLDELGMDETTLARIREILAQPNGITLVTGPTGSGKTTTLYSALSVLNNGERNVMTLEDPIEYGLEGISQTQMHHKVGLTFAATLRAILRHDPDVVMVGEIRDLETAKVAFEFASTGRPVLSTVHTNSAAGAIQRLRDMGIEPYVLAATLKAVIAQRLVRKLCEHCRTPHGATAEELAMFGLTQEEAPQFWRPVGCMACNNTGYNGRLGVYELISVNSGLRDLIRADGSEDAIQEMAFADHDTLFRNAARYVKTGLTSVEEVLRVCRREEEH, translated from the coding sequence ATGAGCCAACCCGACACAGATCTCTCCTATTCCTTCGCCCGTGACAAAGGCGTGGTTGTGCTCGCCGGGCAGGGCGACGAAATCCGGCTCGGCGTCCGCAATGGTGCAGACCCGTTCAGCCTGATCGAAGCTCGCCGCGTTTTGCGAAAGCCGCTACAATTGCAGGCCATGGAGGCGCAGGAATTCGAGCGCGCGCTTACAGAGCATTATGCTCGGGATGGCGTCAGCGGCGACGAGGCCGAAGCGGCGCTCGACAATCAGGGCGGGTTGGCCAGCCTGGTGGATGGCATTCCTGAAACAGCGGACCTGCTTGATGGCGATGATGATGCGCCGGTCATTCGGTTGATCAATGGTCTGATCTACGAAGCGGTGAACCGCAAGGCGTCGGACATCCATATCGAGCCGCACGAGGACAACCTTTCGGTGCGCTACCGCATTGACGGGGTCTTGCAGGAAGTCCTGACGCCGACCCGTCGCCTCGCAGCCCCTCTCACGTCTCGTATCAAGGTCATGGCCCGCCTCGACATTGCCGAGAAACGCATCCCTCAGGATGGGCGCATCTCACTTTCGATTGGCGGGCGCAGCATTGATGTGCGTGTGTCGACATTGCCCAGCCGCTATGGCGAACGCGTTACGATGCGTCTGCTCGATACACGCAATGCCTTGCTGGGCCTCGACGAGCTCGGCATGGACGAGACGACGCTGGCGCGCATCCGGGAAATTCTGGCGCAGCCCAACGGCATTACGCTGGTCACCGGGCCGACCGGCTCGGGTAAAACGACGACGCTCTATTCCGCGCTGTCCGTGCTCAATAATGGCGAGCGCAATGTGATGACCCTGGAAGATCCGATTGAATACGGATTGGAAGGCATCAGCCAGACGCAAATGCACCATAAAGTCGGCTTGACCTTCGCCGCGACCTTGCGCGCTATTCTGCGCCACGACCCGGACGTCGTTATGGTTGGTGAGATCCGCGATCTGGAAACCGCTAAGGTGGCGTTTGAATTTGCCTCAACCGGACGTCCGGTATTGTCCACGGTGCACACCAATAGCGCAGCCGGTGCGATCCAGCGCCTGCGCGACATGGGGATCGAACCCTATGTGCTGGCGGCGACGTTAAAGGCAGTGATTGCCCAGCGCCTCGTGCGTAAACTCTGCGAGCATTGCCGGACGCCGCACGGCGCGACGGCGGAAGAACTCGCCATGTTTGGATTGACGCAAGAAGAAGCGCCTCAGTTCTGGCGTCCTGTTGGCTGCATGGCTTGCAACAATACTGGGTACAATGGCCGACTTGGCGTCTATGAACTGATTTCGGTGAATAGCGGGCTACGCGATCTTATTCGCGCCGACGGGTCCGAAGATGCGATCCAGGAAATGGCCTTTGCCGACCACGATACCCTGTTCCGCAATGCAGCGCGATATGTGAAGACCGGCCTGACCAGCGTAGAGGAAGTCTTGCGGGTCTGCCGACGCGAAGAGGAGCACTAG